The Verrucomicrobium spinosum DSM 4136 = JCM 18804 DNA segment CCTCCAGGGCGGTGGCGATGCTGCCATAGCCTGTCAGCACCAGGAGGCGAGCCCGAGGGGCAATCTGATGAAGAGCCTTCACCGTTTCAATGCCGGACATGCCCGGCATGCGCAGATCCACCACCGCGACATCCGGGGTCTGCTGTCGGGCCATGGTGACAGCGTCCTCCCCAGTGGGAGCCATCTGGCAGGCATAGCCCCGTCGCAAAAGCGCGCGGGAGAGCTGCTCGCGAAATGTCTCGTCGTCATCCACCAGAAGAAGGTTTTTCATCGCGAGGGTCAATCAACGAGTTCCGGGATCAAGATCAAGACCCTTATGCGCGCCGATCTCACGGGGCTCCAGCCAGCGCTTGATACGCGTCAAAATGCCGCAGCCGCCCTCCTGGCGAAAACTCCAACTCCAAAGTCCAAATTCTCAGCCTGTCGCGCCTACCGGAAGGACCAGAACGAAGCGCTCCCCTCCCCCATCTGCCGGGGTGGCCGTGAGATTGCCCCCCATCTGGTGCGCCAGCAAGCGAACGAGATGCAAGCCCAGCCCCATTCCCTGGCCGGGCGACTTGGTGGTGACAAAGGGCTCCCCAAGATGGTGCCGCATGCCTGCGGGCAGACCTGGACCATGATCGCGCACCTCAAACCGGATAGTCCCCGCCTCTGTGGTGGCTGAGATTTCCACAATCGAGGGAACAGATGCCGCCTGCAGGGCATTGCGCACCAGATTGGCCAGCGCCTCGCGAACGGCGTCCTTGGGCAGGAGAACGGTCTGCTTGGGAGCCCAGTGGAACCGCACCCGGGCCCGATCCTCCATTCCCAATGAGGCAGAGAGAGAGCCTTCCAGTTCCTCCAGGGTGAAGGGCTCCCTAGCGCCGGACGTATCCAGGGGGCGAAGACGCTCCAAGATGGCGCGACAGCGCTCCACCTCCTGCCGGATCGTGCGGGACATCTGGACCAGATCGGCGTCTTCGGCCCCCGTCGCCTCCAACTCCAGCTCCAGTTCCCGGCTCACCAGAGCGATGGTGGAGAGCGGGGTGCCCATCTCGTGCGCCGCGCCCGCTGCCAGCGTGGCCACGGCGTGGAACCGACGCTCCTCCTCCAACCGCAGGTGAGCACGTCGGCGTTCATCCGTCTCCGCCTGAAGCTGCCGCAGCAGCCGCTGCACAAAGTGGATGAGCGTCCCGCTGACAAGCACGAAGGACGTGATGCGCCCCACCCCCAGCACCTGACCAGGCAGTGGCCCGCCTTGAATCGTGCGCAACGGGTGATGATGGGTGAAAAGGAACATCATGCACACCAGCCCGAGTCCGAGGAGCAGCCAGGCGGCCACCCGCCCCAGCGTCACGGCGGCCAGCACGGCGTTCACCAGCAAGAAGAGGGCAAACGGATTCTGAGCGCCCCCAGTCCAGTACAGCAATCCTGCGAGCAACAGGGTGTCCCACACCATGACATGGGGTACCGCCGCATTGATCAGCCCGCTGCCCGCCCGGCGCAGGGCCATGAGCAGCCCGTTGGTGAGCACCGTCACCGCCGGAAAAACGAGCACCGCCCCCCAGGGAATGGACACCTCAAACTGGCTCCGCGCGACGAACAGAGCCCCCAACTGCCCCAGCACGGCCACCCAGCGCAGGCGCACCAAGGCATCGGCCGAGAACGAAGAAGGGGCGTAAGTCATGCTATACACCGAGATTCCCGGCCCGGCCAATAAACCCGGCGAATGCCGACCCGCAATAATATGAATTGGCCCTTCGGCGAAGTTCGGCAAGAGTACGTAGCCTCAATCCTATTCCCGTTCACACGATCTATGCCCACCAGCCCGCTCCTCGACTACATCGCCCAGACGCCCGCCGACCAGCTCGACAATGCCACGGTGGCCTACTTGGCCAATCTCACGGAAACTGCCAAGGTGGCCCCGGGTCTCGCGGGCTCGATCGTCCAGGAACTGGCCGACCAGCGCAGCCACCTGAAGCTCATCGCCAGTGAGAACTACTGCTCCCTGGCCACGCAGCTCACCATGGGCAACCTGCTCACGGACAAGTACGCCGAGGGTTTTGTTTTCTCCCGTTTCTATGCCGGCTGTGACAACGTGGACCAGATCGAAGACTACGCCTGCCAGCAGGCGAAGCAGCTTTTTGGCGTGGAGCACGCCTATGTGCAGCCCCACAGCGGTGCGGATGCCAACATGGTCGCCTACTGGGCCATTCTGAGCGCCCGCGTGGTCACCCCGAAACTGGCCGAGATGGGTGAGCCCAATCCGAGCAAGCTGAGCGTGGAAGACTGGAACAAGGTCCGCGCCATCACCGGCAACCAGAAGCTCCTGGGACTGGACTACTACTCAGGCGGCCACCTCACCCACGGCTATCGCCACAACCTCTCCGCACAGATGTTTGAGGCCCACTCCTATGCCGTGGACAAGGCCACCGGCCTCCTGGACTACGATGCGATCGAGAAGCAGGCAGAGGAAATCAAGCCGCTCATCCTTCTCACCGGCTACAGCGCCTACCCGCGCAAGATCAACTTCCGCCGCATGCGTGAGATCGCCGACAAGGTCGGTGCCGTCTTCATGGTGGACATGGCCCACTTCGCCGGCCTCGTGGCCGGTGGCGTGTTCAGTGGCGACTTCAATCCCGCTCCTTTTGCTCACGTTCTGACCACCACCACGCACAAGACCCTGCGCGGCCCCCGTGGCGGCATGGTGATGTGCACCAAGGAATTCGCCGAGTACGTGGACAAGGGCTGCCCCCTTGTGCTGGGCGGTCCCCTGCCCCACGTCATGGCTGCCAAAGGCGTGGCCTTTACCGAGGCCAACCAGCCCGAGTTCAAGGAGTACGCCGCCAAGATCGTGGAGAACTCCCAGGCCCTCGCTGAGGCCCTCGTCGCCGAAGGCATGACCATTCCCACCGGCGGCACGGACAACCACCTCCTGCTCATCGACGTGCGCTCCTTCGGCCTCACCGGCCGCCAGGCAGAGACGGCGGTGCGCCGCTGCGGCATCACCCTGAACCGCAACTCCCTCCCCTTCGACCCCAACGGCCCCTGGTACACCAGCGGTCTTCGTGTCGGCACCCCGGCCATCACCACGCTGGGCATGGGCCCGGCCGAGATGAAGGAGATCGCCGCCGTGCTGAAACTCATCC contains these protein-coding regions:
- a CDS encoding response regulator transcription factor, which codes for MKNLLLVDDDETFREQLSRALLRRGYACQMAPTGEDAVTMARQQTPDVAVVDLRMPGMSGIETVKALHQIAPRARLLVLTGYGSIATALEAVRVGAADYLTKPVNADQVVAAIEGLPANAEAAPATVPSLDLVEWEHIQRVLHDCEGNITKAATILGVHRRSLQRKLNRYAPGR
- a CDS encoding glycine hydroxymethyltransferase, with amino-acid sequence MPTSPLLDYIAQTPADQLDNATVAYLANLTETAKVAPGLAGSIVQELADQRSHLKLIASENYCSLATQLTMGNLLTDKYAEGFVFSRFYAGCDNVDQIEDYACQQAKQLFGVEHAYVQPHSGADANMVAYWAILSARVVTPKLAEMGEPNPSKLSVEDWNKVRAITGNQKLLGLDYYSGGHLTHGYRHNLSAQMFEAHSYAVDKATGLLDYDAIEKQAEEIKPLILLTGYSAYPRKINFRRMREIADKVGAVFMVDMAHFAGLVAGGVFSGDFNPAPFAHVLTTTTHKTLRGPRGGMVMCTKEFAEYVDKGCPLVLGGPLPHVMAAKGVAFTEANQPEFKEYAAKIVENSQALAEALVAEGMTIPTGGTDNHLLLIDVRSFGLTGRQAETAVRRCGITLNRNSLPFDPNGPWYTSGLRVGTPAITTLGMGPAEMKEIAAVLKLILSNTEADIVKAEGKPDARSKAKFTIKPEAEKEAQDRIHALLSRFPVYPNLDLGLLQKHFAPAAA
- a CDS encoding ATP-binding protein; the protein is MTYAPSSFSADALVRLRWVAVLGQLGALFVARSQFEVSIPWGAVLVFPAVTVLTNGLLMALRRAGSGLINAAVPHVMVWDTLLLAGLLYWTGGAQNPFALFLLVNAVLAAVTLGRVAAWLLLGLGLVCMMFLFTHHHPLRTIQGGPLPGQVLGVGRITSFVLVSGTLIHFVQRLLRQLQAETDERRRAHLRLEEERRFHAVATLAAGAAHEMGTPLSTIALVSRELELELEATGAEDADLVQMSRTIRQEVERCRAILERLRPLDTSGAREPFTLEELEGSLSASLGMEDRARVRFHWAPKQTVLLPKDAVREALANLVRNALQAASVPSIVEISATTEAGTIRFEVRDHGPGLPAGMRHHLGEPFVTTKSPGQGMGLGLHLVRLLAHQMGGNLTATPADGGGERFVLVLPVGATG